A region from the Rhodamnia argentea isolate NSW1041297 chromosome 7, ASM2092103v1, whole genome shotgun sequence genome encodes:
- the LOC115746869 gene encoding serine/threonine-protein kinase PCRK1-like has product MKCFSCLNGEKKDDVRTPKWVSAQSTASIFTDSDVRRTGSELNSRYVSEASTESVGRTPFPNASQSNLRAFTVSELKSVTKNFSRSVMIGEGGFGSVYKGMIKSTEDPSKKLDVAVKQLGRKGTQGHKEWVTEVNVLGVVEHPNLVKLVGYCAEDDERGIQRLLVYEYMPNGSVNDHLSSRSQTTLPWGMRLRIAQDTARGLTYLHEQMDFQIIFRDFKSSNILLDEQWNAKLSDFGLARLGPQEGLTHVSTAVVGTMGYAAPEYLQTGRLTSKNDVWSYGVFLYELITGRRPLDRNLPKSEQKLLEWVKPYLSESKKFKLIVDCRLQGKYNIKSVYKLATVANKCLHKNAKLRPKMSEVLELVGEIARNSTSMDSSNSLTAVEAQGHTGTLNKRRIFDLKAWESGWLGRIWKLKAARPC; this is encoded by the exons ATGAAGTGCTTTTCGTGCTTAAATGGGGAGAAGAAGGATGATGTGAGAACTCCGAAGTGGGTTTCTGCTCAGTCCACAGCTTCTATATTTACTGACTCTGATGTTAGGAGAACTGGCTCTGAATTGAATTCCCGATACGTCTCCGAAGCAAGCACCGAATCTGTGGGGAGGACTCCTTTTCCTAATGCTTCACAGAGCAATCTGAGAGCCTTCACTGTTTCAGAACTCAAATCAGTCACCAAGAACTTCAGCCGCTCTGTGATGATTGGAGAGGGTGGATTTGGGTCTGTTTATAAAGGAATGATCAAGAGTACTGAAGATCCATCTAAAAAACTTGACGTGGCTGTCAAGCAGCTGGGCCGGAAAGGAACCCAG GGACATAAAGAGTGGGTGACGGAAGTTAATGTTCTTGGTGTCGTTGAGCATCCAAATCTTGTAAAATTAGTTGGATACTGTGCTGAGGACGATGAAAGAGGAATTCAACGGCTTTTGGTATATGAGTATATGCCAAATGGAAGCGTTAATGATCATTTATCATCTCGATCCCAAACAACCCTTCCATGGGGAATGCGACTAAGAATAGCTCAAGATACTGCTCGTGGCCTGACATACCTACATGAGCAGATGGACTTCCAG ATAATTTTTAGAGATTTCAAATCGTCGAACATTTTACTGGATGAGCAATGGAATGCCAAGTTGTCGGACTTTGGATTAGCAAGACTCGGACCTCAAGAGGGTTTAACTCATGTATCAACAGCG GTTGTAGGAACCATGGGATATGCTGCTCCTGAATACCTGCAAACTGGACGTCTCACGTCGAAGAATGATGTATGGAGCTATGGGGTTTTCCTCTATGAACTAATCACTGGTAGGCGCCCTTTAGATCGTAACCTCCCCAAGAGTGAACAGAAGCTTTTAGAGTGGGTGAAGCCGTACCTATCTGAGTCAAAGAAGTTTAAGTTGATAGTGGACTGCAGGCTTCAGGGGAAATATAACATCAAGTCTGTGTACAAGCTTGCAACGGTAGCCAACAAATGCTTGCATAAGAATGCAAAGTTACGCCCTAAGATGAGTGAGGTGTTAGAGTTGGTGGGCGAGATTGCAAGGAATTCAACCAGCATGGACTCATCGAATAGTCTTACGGCAGTGGAGGCTCAAGGGCATACAGGAACGCTAAATAAGAGGAGGATCTTTGATCTTAAAGCTTGGGAAAGCGGGTGGTTGGGTCGGATCTGGAAACTGAAGGCTGCGAGGCCATGCTGA